In Erigeron canadensis isolate Cc75 chromosome 8, C_canadensis_v1, whole genome shotgun sequence, the DNA window acacggtggtggtggtggtggtggttatggTGCTGCTACTGGAGgcgagagagagaaagagaaagagagaaaaatctgtgtgtgtttttgtgtgtatgtgtgtttggATTTGAAAGAAATAATAGGGGAATGAGATAATGTGTCAAATTACAATATTACCCCTCTgcgtgtttttttctttttcaacatgAATCATTGATCActtttgatccaagggctgagatgCAGCCCTTGAGTTTCACTAAAATATAGTGTTCCACCTGATCACAACTCTTAAATATcattatgtataaaaataaataaagatgaatCAGTACAAGTTAAATACCCCTACAAATCATATATCTAAAGTATACAAATCCGATGTCAAATAATGATATTCTGAATCAAAGTTAATTGACCAAATCGCCAGTTTATTcttactttttgtatttttatctttattactGTTGATTTGTAAACATTATCTTTCATTACTTTTACGTTTTAAACCTGATATTTGTTTGCCAAAATGTAGAGGCGTAAAGTTACAAGGAAATAATAATGTGTAAAGTCCGAGGTTAGTGACCTAGTGATTTTTCTCTTTTAAGTATGAGTTATTAGTTGTTGCTCATGATCATGATCATGATCATCCCTTCCACTTCTTGTTCACGAATAATAATGTGTAAAGGTGGCTGGAGTCAATTCAGCTTGTcaatcttcaatcttttttattaattccttgtgaaaattattattatcaatatcattattatattaattccTAATCTATAATCTGACTATTTAACCTTATCTCGATTGATTAAAGTTGCTTTCCACATCAACTTAGCAGTTGGGATAtttataaatctaaaaaaattcgaatgaaatataatatataatataatatataatatgaagttggttgttgtaaaacaagtactcgtattaaagtaaaacaaatatagaCAAAATCTTAACTTTTAGATTATGATATAATTAATAAACGGAGATTCACAAGCATAATTATGtatattgatgcacgataattttcaGTGAATAGATtctaattgttttatttgttttactttaatacttgttttattttatctataatcttctatataatataatatatatatatatatatatatatatataatcatttcgCTAGCAACAAAGTGTTTAACTAAACATTCGTGCACTAAAGTTTGTCAAGATGGCTTGCTGTCAACATtctacataaataaataataatcaatgaCAATGATCAAATCAAAATCTATGGTCTCCTCGTTGGAATACAGTCAGATTCATTAAGTATAAATTCAAAATCCTTTCTATTGTTAGTATAATCAAACACCTgcgttttaattattttattttatttagaacTTTTCTTAAAGGTTATTATCGACAAACATTCTAGTTCATTTAGTTAAATTCAATTCACAAATCTAAAGCATTTGTTCAAAAGAATATATCAAGATTAATAATTAATAGAGAAAAACTCTAATATAGTAATATGGATGGTCATGGTATATTTCTTTGTTGGCACACAATCatcagattaaaaaaaatgacattatCCTATCAATTTATTAAGAAACCAATAGATAGATACAAATGTAAATCTATCTAAAATCAAAAATGTTACTAGATTTTGCGTATAACTTATAGGTTCATCGTCGGCATTGAATCAGATTTATACTAATCTTTTCTAAACTTATGCTCAAAACTTTCAATAATATAATCATAGTAAATTCCAAAATTAAAAGGTTGCATTCAAGGTGTAAatcatatttaaattattattagatgcataaacatttatatttgtattgcATTTCGTAAATATAAAAGATGGTTACGATTATATTGATTATTGAATGCAAGTTATTATGCATATCATAGGAAACTAAACTTTGTCtagttatatgtatatcttttttttttttttttaaatatgagctAAATTTTGGATAAAATCCGACGTGGGGGCCTGTTTGTTTATTCCCCATATCTGTCTTTTACTCGTTAGCAAGAAGTTTCTAGCTTAACTTTCAAAATCAGTCCTTTTACTTTAACAAAACTACACTTGTAGTCCCTAAGtcaccaaaatatatataaccataCCTTTCTCCATTGTTAATTTCATTAGTCTGATTGATACTCATTCCATCCCCcaccattaattaatttatataaagttcATTATGTAATATTATatcaaatcaatcatactaATCTCATTATTCTACCTAAGTAAAGTTCATCAAAGATCAAGTTTTATACTCAGAATTTTGTCTAGTGTAATTTCTTTTCCTTGTTCTTATTTTAGTCATATGTATTTGTGTTCTTCATgtattaaaatttgatcttCAGGCTTTAAAACGAAGCGGCGAAAATGAGTAAAGCTGTGATGGTGGCTGTTTCTGCAGCCATTGGTAACATGATTCAAGGATGGGATAATGCTTGTATTGCTGGTACAGTTTCTTAACTATACAATcttgaagtatatatatatatatatgtatatatagatgatcACATATTGTTGTTTTATTAAATGTGATGCAGGGGCTGTTTTATACATAAAGAAAGAATTCAACTTACAGAATGAACCAACTATAGAAGGTCTAATTGTTGCCATGTCACTTATTGGTGCTACTTTAGTTACAACATGTTCCGGTGCAGTGTCAGATTCACTTGGACGACGTCCCATGCTTATTATATCGTCtatcttttatttctttggTGGTCTTGTTATGTTATGGTCACCTAATGTTTATATCCTGCTATTGGGTAGGCTGTTAGATGGTTTAGGAATCGGGCTAGCTGTTACGCTTGTTCCTGTTTATATATCTGAGACATCACCTCCTGAGATTAGAGGGTCACTGAATACGTTACCGCAGTTTATGGGGTCTGGAGGGATGTTTCTTTCATACTGCATGGTTTTTGGGATGTCTTTAATGGAGTTGCCGAGTTGGAGAGTAATGCTTGGTGTTCTTTCGATTCCAtcccttttttattttgtcttaACAATCTTTTTCTTGCCTGAGTCTCCAAGATGGCTTGTCAGTAAAGGAAGAATGCTTGAGGCCAAACACGTTTTACAGAGATTGCGTGGCAAAGATGACGTCGCaggcaagtttttctttttcttttttttttttgtaaatgcaTTGCCAGTATAgctatattcatcaacaatcatTTCAAAATTGTAGGATCTAACTATTTCTATTTTTCGTGAACAACTTTGGTGTGCATCCTGTTTTGGATAACTAGCCTATTTAGTAAAACAAACCATCAAAGtttaaatctttttgatctaagCTAATCACCTTTTTAATATCGTTATAAGGCAATTTGAGCTGGAAACTTGtcaaaaagatgatgtggcTGGTAACTTTGGGACTAATATAAGTTGGTTAACCAAAGCATAAGTCCAACCAAATTTGTTACATTTATATGaaatttgtcttttttttttttcaaactttacCAAAATCTTCATATGGGTAACTTCCATTTTTGTGGCAAATCAACAGGTGAAATGGCTTTACTGGTTGAAGGCCTTGGAGTAGGTAGTAAGACTGCCATAGAAGAGTACATAATCGGGCCTGCACCTGATATTGAAGAAGCTGCTAAGATTAATTTATACGGTCAGGAGGATGGAGTTTCTTTGATTGCTCGACCCATTGTATCTCGCCAAGGAAGTGCCCTTCACCAAAGTGTCCCGCTTATGGACCCCCTGGTAACCCTTTTTAACAGTGTCCATGAAAAGCTTCCAGATGGTGTCGGCAGTAAAGGAAGCATGCTATTTCCACATTTTGGGAGCATGTTCAGTGTTTCTGGAAATCCAATCAAAACCGAAGATTGGGATACAGAAAGTGTTGGTGGTAGAGAAGGCGATGATTATCAATCTGATCATGCTCTTGAAAATGATCCAGATGATACTTTACATACTCCACTAATTTCTCGTCAAAATACAACTGTGGAGAAAGACACGATTCAGCCTGCTGCCCATGAAAGCATTTTAAGCATTAGAAATGCTGGAGAACAAGTGAGTGGCACCGACATTGGAGGTGGTTGGCAACTTGCATGGAAATGGTCACAAAACGATGGTCAAGAAAGAGAGAATGATGGAGTACTTAAAAGAATCTATCTGCACCAAGAAATAGGCACTGATATGCCTGCAGATAGTGACACCTTCCAGGCTGCAGCCCTGGTGAGTCAGCCTGCACTTTACTCCATAAACCTCATGGAGCAGAACCCGGTTGGACCAGCTATGGTTCACCCAGCCGAAGCAACAAAGAATCCAAGCTGGTCTGATCTTTTTGAACCAGGAGTCAAGCATGCATTGTTTGTGGGAATTGGTCTTCAGATACTTCAGCAGGTAActaaaattgaacgatttgaatCACTCTGAATGACTGGACCATTGGTAATCTTTTCTTGGTTTCTTATGCAGTTTTCTGGCATCAATGGAGTCCTTTACTACACGCCTCAGATACTCGAGGAAGCAGGTGTTGGTCTCCTTTTATCAAGTTTTGGCCTAAGTTCAACTTCATCATCTCTTCTCATTAGTAACATCACAACTTTACTGATGCTTCCTTGTATTGCTGTGGCCATGAGACTCATGGATATCTCTGGAAGAAGGTACATTATTTTCtcccaaaaataaatataagtttgaGGAGGCAAGGTGGGCGGGTCGAGTGATTTGGGTAAGGGGTTGAAGCAGGTTTGGATTGGGCTAACCCATCAACATTTCAAATGGTCCATTTCCGTTGTTAATTCTGTTATTTGAATCATGTCACGTGattaagttaaaatgtaaactcaACCTGACTCATTCTTTGATAAGCAAATGCCACCTgtgattttgttttttagaaaaagttttatattttacccTAACTTTATTATTTGTGGCCAGTAAATAGAAATGATTTACGGTTATGCTCTTTACGTGTTATTGCAGGGCTCTACTGCTGACTACGCTTCCTGTGTTGATCTTGAGTCTCATAGTTTTGGTGATAGGAGGTCTAGTGAACTTTGGAAGCATTGCAAATGCAGCTATTTCAACTACAAGcgtaattatatatttttgttgtttcGTGATGGGATTTGGTCCAATTCCCAATATACTATGTTCGGAGATTTTCCCAACTCGTGTTCGTGGGATCTGCATTGCAATTTGTGCCCTTACATTCTGGATCTGTGACATTATTGTCACATACTCTCTGCCTGTGTTGCTTACTTCTGTTGGTCTGTCGGGTGTTTTTGCCTTCTATGCCGTTGTTTGCATCATAGCTTGGGTGTTTGTCTTCTTGAAAGTGCCAGAGACGAAAGGAATGCCACTGGAAGTTATTACAGAGTTCTTTTCGGTTGGTGCTAAACATGTTGATGCTGCGAAGAATAATTGACGTGGAGGCTTTGAGTTATAATTTTCCTAtggttttgttttctttcaagTTTTGTTCTGCTCTGAAACATGAAAATATGAAGTCAGTAAATTTTCACTGCACATTAATGTGACttagattttggttgttttataaacaatttaCCATCAATATGACAATATACATCTGTTTTTATAGTTTCTCATAAACTGGGCCTAAGTTTATACAATCTGGCTTGACATTTTTCTGGCCCTCAACACCAAGAGATTGCTAAAATTGTCAGAGAATCTGCCATTTGATAAATGCACAATATCTCCAGATTGAAATGCATCAAACTCTTCACTACATAGCTGAAAATGAACCGATGCAGTCTCGTCTGCCACCAATACCAaacatgttttatctttaacCCATCCTTCATATGTTATCACTCCTTTCTCGAAGACAATGATCAGTGTGTTAATGCTGTTTCTTGCTGCTGGCATAATATCTTTCagataaagcataattgctactCCAATGCTGTAACAAGTCAGGAAAGCATTTATAGGTGGCCAAATATCTCAAAGTTTCCATTGTAACAGTGCTGATGTGCTATGATATCTTAGTAccaaatgtatatattattaaaaggaaaatgataagcGTATCAAACCGCACTTATCCTTAATATGCAGAAACAGACTCAGATTAGTCACTCTAAAGTTTAGAGCTACGAGTAGGGTGTCACATGTTCTTGAAGAACAGAAGCTGCCAAAAGATGTTATGGCTGGAGAAACTATGGCTTGAAATCAGCATTTGGAGCACAATTGTTGATTATACCTACTAGGCAAGGCTGTTTCACTTCATATTAGGTCAcgtttgtttcacagaatttgatggaatctgatggaattggaattcaatttcattccttagtgcgtttggttgttcaaagaaggaggaatctcattccgtaggaatgtaaacattccatcatttgatggaatctccattccttggggatagAGGAAGGAAATTTGATTCCTTCcgtcacttgaattctcaaaaaatcaaaaacattccgtcaaattcattccttcaaattccaattccttcgaaAGATTCCATTCATTCCAAAaatattctgtgaaccaaacgcgcccttgtTTCCTTAGCTATTTTGGTTAGGCCTAATATGTTATGACGAGATGTGTAACCAGTTATGCTAAAGATTAGCTTGTAAACATATGTGCGGTTTGTCATACATAAGAACTAATGTGACACACATCACTTTACTTGTACTAACTCTTATTTTGTTATT includes these proteins:
- the LOC122580198 gene encoding monosaccharide-sensing protein 2-like → MSKAVMVAVSAAIGNMIQGWDNACIAGAVLYIKKEFNLQNEPTIEGLIVAMSLIGATLVTTCSGAVSDSLGRRPMLIISSIFYFFGGLVMLWSPNVYILLLGRLLDGLGIGLAVTLVPVYISETSPPEIRGSLNTLPQFMGSGGMFLSYCMVFGMSLMELPSWRVMLGVLSIPSLFYFVLTIFFLPESPRWLVSKGRMLEAKHVLQRLRGKDDVAGEMALLVEGLGVGSKTAIEEYIIGPAPDIEEAAKINLYGQEDGVSLIARPIVSRQGSALHQSVPLMDPLVTLFNSVHEKLPDGVGSKGSMLFPHFGSMFSVSGNPIKTEDWDTESVGGREGDDYQSDHALENDPDDTLHTPLISRQNTTVEKDTIQPAAHESILSIRNAGEQVSGTDIGGGWQLAWKWSQNDGQERENDGVLKRIYLHQEIGTDMPADSDTFQAAALVSQPALYSINLMEQNPVGPAMVHPAEATKNPSWSDLFEPGVKHALFVGIGLQILQQFSGINGVLYYTPQILEEAGVGLLLSSFGLSSTSSSLLISNITTLLMLPCIAVAMRLMDISGRRALLLTTLPVLILSLIVLVIGGLVNFGSIANAAISTTSVIIYFCCFVMGFGPIPNILCSEIFPTRVRGICIAICALTFWICDIIVTYSLPVLLTSVGLSGVFAFYAVVCIIAWVFVFLKVPETKGMPLEVITEFFSVGAKHVDAAKNN